attatattttgtcagttaactgataaaacatcatcagttactgatcagtttattgaaacaagtttatcaacttttttttcaaggggtacgtgtggaacgctgttttatatttttacatgtaaataatattttgtattgttatttaatcttaaacataaattaaaattataattcaaattgaatcttttttaacaaaaatgaaaaaggatacaagaaatttttttttgtaaattaaacatttattacgtttacattattgtattgttttaataaatataattatttttttctatgtctaatatatattacatataacaatatgaaaataatattaagaataacaataaaaataaaataaagtaaaataatttatttatttaatttcttgcaatattatttaaatatcacataaacatcacagaaatattttgaaatatgacagtaatattactataaaatatcacagtaatattacagtgatgcgttttcgcggacattttgatattactgtgatatcacagtaatatttcgtgatatttctgcaatatttcatttgtaatattgcaatgtaaaagtgatattgctgtgatatcactgcaatattacgtgctatgtgggatattGACGGTGGAACATACACGACGTCGGTACTGTAGATTGTGGTAAATTTTTCTTCGACAAATCGTGAGTCGCGTGTGAGACGAAGAGTAAGGGAAATAGGCTAGCGCACTTTGacaaacgcactcatctgtccttATTTTCTTGGTTGCAGCACTTCTAATGCAAGATTTCTAAACTACAATAAACCCGTTTTCTGCTCTTCgcactaatacacgtgaaaattatataacaattttcatacatttttttattttttatactgaaGCTTCTAAGATTATTCAGCAAGCACTGTattgttctttgatttaattcatcTCTCGCTAGCTGCTTGTTTCTTACACAcaatgtttttatcattttttttaattgtgtaaacgGATTTTGTCATCTGTAAAGACAATTAAGAgttatatgtgtataaaaataagcacGTATAGAGACCGTTCCAGTATTgccttaataccgtattttcggtgcagaaatcccgatcgatttggattactctttttttaatcggtttgcACATTTTAGGCAAAAAGATATCTTAAGACTATACTAATATTCtggtgaaaaaattttgtatatcttGCAGtagatatatacaaatttcttacaaaaatttgaCTGCGGAATTTTTCAGTAGAATTGAACAAAATGGGAAAACAGATCATGACGTCCTATTGGCAGAATCTatcaagaatctgctgcaagatttatagcagtcttgcagaaaattgctactagggtgCTTTTCAGTGATTTTCACTCTATATTGATTTCTGATTTTCCGATTGTATGGTTTGTCTACAATATTATCATGTTTTGATTcacaataatgaaatttaatgattttctgTACTTGAgcacttaaaaatttaagtattgcGCGTTGTTTGAACTTGGCTAACATATCACGTAACGACAGGAAAGTAATAAAACTTGCTATTGTTGTGGCTGAAGATTATTGTAGGCGATTTACGCATTCACGCGATTGTTTCACGCGAATCACCACCGTAAATCGTGATCGTAAACATGTAAGACAGAGATATCCTGACCGGACTCATCGCGCAGAATCATAACCGAACGTTTCTTTGGCGATACAATAGGCGATTTTCGAGAGAGACGTTTTGGAGCAGCCGGCTAAGACACACATATTTAGTTTTGACTAATTGTGTCGTGACTCGAAACTGTAGTGATTTGAAATATAACGAACGTTTCTACGCGAGACTCTGGCTTTTACCGCTTTGCACAGTCTTTGTTAATTATCCTGACATCCCTTTCACTCTCTTTTATTTTACCcctatattataaaagttaggcACATATTCCCTGGCTAAAACAGAAAGCTTCTTGaagcgtatacatatataatataaaagtcgTATAAACGTTTTACGTTTGATGTTCCAATCTATGATTGTTAAAAGATTCGATTACGCTTTCGTCACTTTTTACATTTGCTTTCCTTACTATTCGATCGATCTACGCTTTATTACTTTTGCCATGGTCGCTCCTTGCTGCTACTTTACGCTATACGCGGGTGCAATGGTGCTTGTTGTCAACTGTCTCTTGGATATATAACGCGATTAGATATAATACTCGTTTGtgcaataataatatgaatattaaaaaaaaaataattatttaaaaaaaaatcgacgaTCCTGCGAAAGAGCATTTGCCAAACAAAATTAGTTTATCTAATAATTCTATTGCAATTACTCAATTAAGTATGTCATACGTCAATTGAAAATAATCGCGCGTAGTAGTCGCTGTATTCGCTCACTGGTCCGAGAGTTTAAAGAAACAGATGAATAAGATTCCAAAACGTTAAGATTTTGACGTAacagataaacaaaaattatttctacatttattcGTAAGATTAGAACAACATAATGTTTTTTTGAGATATTGACGACGTTTTGTaaattcattgaaatttaaattaattttaacattttcttttaaaccTAGAAAAAAGGTAGAATCAAAATTATGAGATATCTGTAACTTCTAACAAAGTTTTCTCTTTCAAgtaaaaaaagctttatttatcgctatattacttttctttaaaaaccaCAGAGAATACTGAAAgagttaaaatgtttatttaaatatactttgatACACAAATGCGGTCTTTTTGCGTATATAATACACAActaaatatgttgaaaattaattttacttttgcaGATTTAGAGTGAAAAAGGATTAGTACGAGTTTTCTACGGGCAAGATGCTTGCTCAGTTTGAAAGTGTCAACGGTCCCATGACCCGAGAGTCCGTGGTCGGAAATGGAGGACCGAATTCCATCGATAGTGACATTGTTATTACGGGTATATCAGGTAAGTCAGTCGATCATGGCACGACTGGCCGCTACGAGAGCGTGACATATCGACCAAAGTTGTTGTCTTAAAAGATTGTTTCTCCTAGGTCGTCTGCCCGAATCATCTACCATCGAAGAGTTTAAGGAGAATCTCATGAGAGAAATGGATATGGTTAGTGATGACGAGCGCCGTTGGCCAACGGGCCTTTACGGGCTACCAGCCAGGTCTGCCAAAATCAAGGACCTCAGCAGCTTTGATGCCACTTTTTTTGGAGTACATCCTAAGCAGGCACATGTAATGGATCCGCAGCTTCGTTTATTGTTAGAAACTACATATGAAGCGATAATTGACGCTGGCATCAATCCCACGACCGTGAGAGGATCGCGTACCGGTGTATTTATCGGTATCTCTGGCTCGGAATCTGAAGAATTTTGGCTGAAAGATCCAGATGCCATAAACGGTttgtatattatgaaaaatgataCCAAATGTCTTCTCAGTCAGTTGTTTGAATTATGATTCCGGaagattctatttttatatctttggaCGTAGTagtctctttttttataaataagtctGTAGAACTTGTTGCTAACGGCGTCGAACGTCATTGAGACCTTATTCAGAAATACCGCTGAACATTATTGAGAAATACCGCTCTTCCAAAATCCGAATTTATCAACGGCATTAAATGGTCCCTGattcaacttttttatttttaaggggGAACCTACTTTAAAAAGCCGTTTCTtctcgatttttaaaaaaatatggcaaaatttattgaatgtaaAGAAGGTATACGGTAATGTTcactatttaaactatttaaaaaactttttgatgtaaaaaatttcaaaatggcaGGACAGTAACTGCTTGAAGTTGGCTTCTTAAATTTGCGCCGGTAAATGCCGAGatcacaaaattaatgtgaaacaaaaatttcaagaaataataaatgttaataattattgtttaaagcaaaatattaatgaactGATAGATTTTGGGACCAGATAGTTGAAAAATAAGaacgtaaaatttgaaaatgatcggtcaagtagtttttgagttacTTTTTCCGGCGCGCAAAATTTagcattttaagaaaaaaatgtttaagttgTATACCTACGTGCCCTAGCCGCTGAAGCCGactcaagttttttttacattaacataAAAGGAAGTCTCTTATatctttctaatgtttttttttcatatttttgagataattttctaacaatttCAGCGAAAAACAAAAAACGTGATAAAAATCGATTTCAAAGTAGTTATAGGTTCTCCCCTTAAGGAGGTTCTATCGGTATTCCGAAATCAAATGAGGACtacgaaaaaatgtaaaaaataactgCTTTTAACACTCATAAATCTTATtcgtaaaatcataattttatttaagatgactgttaaattgagtaatttaaagtataaacaatttaatattatttattaagtaaaaaattcaagGCTTGGTTGAACAGAGTAGTAACCACTAAAGCCCTCGCACGTGGTCTCGCGACAGCAGAACGTGTGTTGACAAACACATACTAACCTGCAAATGTAGCATGTTTACACTGAGAGGATTCCGCGTGAGATAGTCGAACCGAACGGACGTGATATTGTAGCTCTCTGTGATACCTGAGTGAGACGGTGCGGCGTGAGTTGCGCGGGGGTGACGTGAGGTGTTGAGTTGAGTTAAGTTACTTTAAAATAGCAGATAATTAATAAAGGGCCCAAGATACATCATGGCAAATGTTCCCTCGGCCGGACGGGGGAACAGATTTAATCCCTATTCTAAGGAAGAGGTTAGAAGAGAAGTGAGTAGAGGAAATAAGAGAAGAAGCATGTCATTGAGAAGCCAAGATTCAAACGAGGCGGGACAAGAAGACGAAGATTTTGCGGCAGAGGAGAGCGACGTAGAAATAATGGATGTACAAAAATGCGCTAAAATATTAAGCATAGAATCGGTTGAGACCTCGAATTTGAAAAGTAGCGTGATTCAAAGTGAACCAGTAGTGACAAAGGAAAAATGTAGCGAGACAATGGACAAGACGGTTAAAGGGGGGAAAGGTCACGCCGGTATAAGTCAGGAAGTAAACATGTTTACAGATTGCGAGGGAATAGAGAAAAGAGAGCAGGTAAAGGACAGGTCGATAAATATGAAATGTGATAAGATAACTAAACAGGGTACGTCTCAGGAACATAAGTCAAAAGGAATTGACAATGACGGTAATAGAAATACGGCAAGAGAAATACGTAGTAGTAGAGGGGGAATTAAAGGCAAtgaaagatatagaaaaaagtaCCTATGATAATCTAGTGAAAGAAATCAATAGACGATTTGATAGATTTGCCCAGGgagaatgtaaaattaaatgcaagATATCACAGAGTCATTGCACTTCTAGCAAAGGAAAAAATAGCATTAAGATATCGTTATGGTGCAATCAGAATTTGATTCGTCCGATTAGTATtgatatgattaaatataacttCGCAGTATTAACTTTCAAAAATGCGTTAGATGCGAATGCTTGTCTGGACAAACTTGATAAACAATCTAATGGTTGGTTACAAGGTTTTGTTGATTTTACAGATACCTTTAGCAGGGGTGTAATTACCGATTGGCCGTACGAAATTCCAGAGTTATGGGAGAATATAGTAGATAAAAAGGATATCTTCAGAatagaaaaaatgaagaaaagagtCTGGGATCAGGAGACAAAAAAGTTCCAGACgcaatttataaacaattttataatcacTCTAAAAGGCAAAAGCAAGGATAGAATTAAGATCTTTGATAACTTAAATATTGGCTTGAGAATCAGACCGTATGTGGCTCCTGTGATTCAATGCTTTAATTGTTTAGATCAAAGATAGACACAATATTGAATATGTTTAATTCTTATCATCCGAGTCTTAATATCACGGTTAAGGTGGGAggggaaaaaatacattttttagacATAGGTCGGTATtgatagtcgattcttatatttaagatcatcttaagcatcatcttaagatgccatcaaccaatcagagagcatcttaagacgttacttaagacaatcttgaaataagaatcgactatgaataccggtcaTAAAACCTTAATtgagaaacatatttttatgatttatgatcTATGATTGGTATTAAAAACCGACTTTTTCCTCTCGATATCTTAACTTTTTAGTGTTGTCATTTGTTTTGCAAAAAAAGATGTGTAATTTTGAGTCTAATTGATAGAGTTTTTAAACTCTCGCATCCgttctttcaataaa
The window above is part of the Solenopsis invicta isolate M01_SB chromosome 8, UNIL_Sinv_3.0, whole genome shotgun sequence genome. Proteins encoded here:
- the LOC120358354 gene encoding uncharacterized protein LOC120358354, with the protein product MANVPSAGRGNRFNPYSKEEVRREVSRGNKRRSMSLRSQDSNEAGQEDEDFAAEESDVEIMDVQKCAKILSIESVETSNLKSSVIQSEPVVTKEKCSETMDKTVKGGKGHAGISQEVNMFTDCEGIEKREQIPLAGV